The Pantoea vagans genome includes a window with the following:
- a CDS encoding cyclase family protein, whose amino-acid sequence MNPRWKQRPTHSTWGDFGPDDQLGRLNLLTAQKVLEGVTEVKTGQTFCLSLPLDLPGGTAMNPRRPPPQLNATRRGEHANMTYPLSRDNPLLTDVICDDTVTLALQYSTQWDSLAHMGQWFDVNGNGEPEMVFYNGYKANVDIIGETDYRGGCGCNHGSHLGARKLGIENVAQHGMQGRAVMIDIKRHFGTERFAFGYQHLQQILQADAIEVRPGDMVCFRTGMDEAILAMQGEPDMTFLNSHFAGLDGSDEQLRNWVVESGVVALIADNPAVEILPARPMNDDFYPSHPLHDLCLFRLGVYLGELMLLSPLADWLAQHQRHAFLLTAPPLRLPGAVGSPATPIATV is encoded by the coding sequence ATGAATCCTCGCTGGAAGCAACGCCCGACACACTCAACCTGGGGCGATTTTGGCCCGGACGATCAACTGGGTCGGCTGAATCTGCTGACTGCGCAGAAGGTGCTGGAAGGGGTGACGGAAGTCAAAACCGGACAAACTTTCTGCCTGAGTTTGCCGCTTGATTTGCCAGGAGGGACGGCGATGAATCCACGCCGTCCACCACCGCAACTCAATGCCACACGGCGCGGCGAACACGCCAACATGACCTATCCGTTATCGCGTGATAATCCGTTGCTCACCGATGTGATCTGTGATGATACCGTGACCCTGGCGCTGCAATATTCGACCCAGTGGGACAGTCTGGCGCACATGGGGCAGTGGTTTGACGTTAACGGCAACGGCGAACCGGAGATGGTGTTCTACAACGGCTATAAGGCGAATGTGGATATCATCGGTGAAACCGATTATCGCGGTGGTTGTGGCTGCAATCACGGCAGTCATTTAGGGGCCAGGAAACTCGGTATTGAGAATGTGGCGCAGCATGGCATGCAGGGCCGCGCGGTGATGATTGATATCAAACGCCATTTCGGTACTGAGCGGTTTGCCTTTGGTTATCAGCATCTGCAACAGATTCTGCAAGCGGATGCGATTGAAGTCCGTCCTGGCGACATGGTCTGTTTCCGCACTGGCATGGATGAAGCAATTCTGGCCATGCAGGGTGAGCCGGATATGACCTTCCTCAATAGCCATTTTGCCGGACTGGATGGCAGTGATGAGCAGTTGCGTAATTGGGTGGTGGAGAGTGGTGTGGTGGCATTGATTGCCGATAATCCGGCGGTAGAAATTCTACCGGCGCGCCCGATGAACGATGATTTTTATCCGTCTCATCCACTGCATGATTTGTGCCTGTTCCGTTTAGGCGTATATCTCGGCGAGCTGATGTTGCTAAGCCCGCTGGCCGACTGGCTGGCACAGCATCAGCGCCATGCGTTTCTGCTCACGGCACCGCCGCTGCGTTTACCTGGTGCGGTAGGATCGCCCGCCACGCCGATTGCCACGGTGTAA
- a CDS encoding phosphoglycerate dehydrogenase has protein sequence MKVICTSPSFAKYDAAPIDTLQQHGFELITLPADAPLSALEPHLADTVAMIVAFTDVNEALLEKAPHLKIVCKHGVGVDNINLDATRARGIYVTNVPDANKHAVADFAFALILNSARQITQAAIETRAGNWPRIFATDVYGKTLGIIGLGNIGKQVALRAKGFNMRVIAFDFYPDEKFAAEHGIEFVSLDQLTESSDFITLHKPLTDKTQNLFDAARIKRMKKSAFLINASRGGIVNEQDLYQALLDNVIAGAAADVFEQEPLAEHPLFTLSNFIPTSHIAGYTDGAISAIGERCVMQIVQCIKQGERPVNIMNGLD, from the coding sequence ATGAAAGTCATCTGTACCTCACCTTCATTCGCCAAATACGACGCTGCCCCCATCGACACCCTGCAGCAGCACGGTTTTGAGCTGATTACCCTGCCCGCTGATGCACCGCTCAGCGCGCTGGAACCGCATCTGGCCGATACCGTGGCGATGATCGTTGCGTTCACTGACGTCAACGAAGCACTGCTGGAGAAAGCGCCACATCTGAAGATCGTGTGTAAGCACGGCGTTGGCGTTGACAACATCAATCTGGATGCCACCCGCGCGCGCGGCATTTATGTCACCAACGTGCCGGATGCCAATAAACATGCGGTGGCTGATTTTGCCTTTGCGCTGATCCTCAACAGCGCGCGCCAGATTACTCAGGCGGCGATTGAAACCCGGGCGGGCAACTGGCCACGCATCTTTGCCACCGACGTGTATGGCAAGACGTTGGGCATTATCGGCCTTGGCAATATTGGCAAGCAGGTGGCGTTGCGCGCCAAAGGTTTCAACATGCGCGTTATCGCTTTTGATTTTTATCCGGATGAGAAATTCGCCGCAGAACACGGTATCGAATTTGTCAGTCTCGACCAACTGACTGAAAGCAGTGATTTTATCACGCTGCATAAGCCGCTCACCGATAAAACCCAAAACCTGTTTGATGCTGCGCGCATCAAGCGCATGAAGAAAAGCGCTTTCCTGATCAACGCGTCACGCGGTGGCATCGTTAATGAGCAGGACCTCTATCAGGCGTTGCTGGATAACGTGATTGCCGGTGCGGCTGCCGACGTGTTCGAACAGGAACCGCTGGCGGAGCACCCGCTGTTTACGCTGAGCAACTTTATCCCGACCTCGCATATCGCGGGATATACCGACGGTGCCATCAGCGCTATTGGTGAACGCTGCGTGATGCAAATAGTGCAGTGCATTAAACAGGGCGAACGCCCAGTAAATATCATGAACGGGCTGGATTAA
- the dtnK gene encoding D-threonate kinase: MTSQPWKTPVLVIADDFTGANDAGSGLARAGAKVHVLFDSSTPHDANSADVLVISTDSRAVSAADAAHRTTLAVQQHQAIAQDGWLFKKIDSTLRGNPGAEIEAALTASGKTLALVVPAVPRLGRTTRQGEVWINQQRLTDTEFASDPKTPVTSSHVLTRLQMQSAMAGETLDLATVRSGQLAQVLSTKQGLVVVDAEQDADIALLMAAAATLSIRPLLAGASGLGDALGEYLAARPARPVLAVVGSMSAIAQQQIARLGTQREIRIIDIDIRQLFAQPAWPQANVWQQAMQQAISAGAHCVVRTTQHADQRHDIEQLCQQHQVSRQELGERICQFLAQLTSKVCRHGLPAGLYLSGGDVAIAVAQALGASGFQIQGLVAGCVPHGVLLNSELHLPVMTKAGGFGDENTLVEAIRFIEEKSSE, encoded by the coding sequence ATGACTTCACAGCCATGGAAAACGCCAGTCTTAGTGATCGCCGATGATTTTACCGGGGCCAATGATGCCGGTAGCGGATTGGCGCGAGCGGGCGCAAAAGTGCATGTGCTGTTTGATAGCAGCACGCCACATGATGCCAACAGTGCGGATGTACTGGTGATCAGCACCGATAGCCGAGCGGTGAGCGCCGCAGATGCTGCGCATCGTACAACGCTTGCCGTACAGCAGCATCAGGCGATTGCCCAGGATGGTTGGCTGTTTAAAAAGATCGATTCCACACTGCGCGGCAATCCAGGCGCTGAAATTGAAGCGGCATTAACAGCCAGCGGGAAAACTCTGGCGTTGGTGGTGCCTGCGGTACCCAGGTTGGGACGCACCACCCGTCAGGGAGAGGTGTGGATCAATCAGCAGCGCCTGACCGATACCGAATTTGCCAGCGATCCTAAAACGCCCGTCACCAGTAGCCATGTGTTAACCCGGCTACAAATGCAGAGTGCAATGGCGGGCGAAACGCTCGATCTGGCCACCGTGCGCAGTGGTCAACTGGCACAGGTTCTCTCCACTAAGCAGGGCCTGGTGGTGGTGGATGCCGAACAGGATGCGGATATTGCGTTATTGATGGCGGCAGCAGCAACCTTGTCCATCAGACCGCTACTGGCGGGCGCATCGGGACTGGGCGACGCGCTGGGAGAGTATCTGGCTGCACGTCCGGCACGGCCGGTCTTAGCGGTGGTGGGGTCGATGAGTGCGATTGCCCAGCAGCAGATTGCCCGTCTCGGTACTCAGCGAGAGATCCGCATTATCGACATCGATATTCGCCAGCTGTTTGCGCAGCCCGCATGGCCGCAAGCTAACGTGTGGCAACAGGCCATGCAACAAGCAATAAGTGCCGGGGCGCATTGTGTAGTGCGCACCACACAGCATGCCGATCAGCGTCACGATATTGAACAGCTCTGCCAGCAGCATCAGGTTTCACGCCAGGAATTAGGTGAACGCATTTGCCAGTTCCTGGCACAGTTAACCAGCAAGGTATGCCGACATGGGTTGCCTGCCGGTTTGTATCTTTCTGGCGGCGACGTTGCCATTGCCGTAGCACAGGCGCTGGGCGCCAGCGGTTTCCAGATTCAGGGCTTGGTGGCAGGCTGTGTGCCGCACGGGGTTCTGCTTAATAGCGAATTACACCTGCCGGTGATGACCAAAGCGGGTGGCTTTGGCGACGAAAACACCCTGGTAGAAGCCATCCGTTTCATTGAGGAGAAGTCGAGTGAATAA
- a CDS encoding MFS transporter yields the protein MSLNSNGSPAAIQASKAKGKFRFVILTVLSVGIAINYIDRAAMSVAMPFMSQELHFSPTDSGLLLSAFFWSYVLFQLPGGWLVDKLGPRITFAVSSLGWGLATAACGLASSIAALVGFRFVLGAVEAPSYPASSSTVTRWFPRQERSFAAATFNNGSKIGGTLAIPIISFLIALIGWRMTFVISGVVAVVWALAWYLWYRDPRDHKTVSHEEVEFIEANQDPQTGEPMSVRQLLGQRAVQAMMAGFFCINFVSYFFFTWFPTYLVETFHLSLMKFGLLGMLPGLAAIVGGWCGGLLSDTLVRRGYSLSVARKIPLVGGMLGSATIGLAAFSPTVGLALAALCFANFAATFASAALWALPSDVAPNRANVATIGGIQNMAANLAGIISPVMIGVIMQYTHSFVIPLEIAGVIGVVGALIYAFWLPRVQPMGMDTATALDGNLRREV from the coding sequence ATGTCGCTGAATTCCAATGGATCACCTGCTGCAATTCAGGCAAGTAAAGCGAAAGGGAAATTTCGTTTCGTCATTCTCACGGTGCTGTCCGTCGGCATCGCCATTAACTATATCGATCGCGCCGCCATGAGTGTCGCCATGCCGTTTATGAGCCAGGAGTTGCACTTCTCGCCCACTGACAGCGGCTTGTTACTCTCGGCGTTTTTCTGGAGCTATGTGCTGTTCCAACTGCCCGGCGGCTGGTTAGTCGATAAGCTGGGTCCCCGCATCACTTTTGCAGTCAGCAGCCTCGGATGGGGATTAGCCACCGCGGCTTGCGGCCTCGCCAGTTCGATTGCGGCGCTGGTGGGTTTCCGGTTTGTGCTGGGCGCAGTGGAAGCCCCCAGCTATCCCGCCAGCTCCTCAACGGTGACGCGTTGGTTCCCGCGCCAGGAGCGCAGCTTTGCCGCTGCCACCTTTAACAACGGCAGCAAAATCGGTGGCACGCTGGCGATTCCGATCATCTCCTTCCTGATTGCCTTGATCGGCTGGCGCATGACGTTTGTCATTTCGGGTGTGGTGGCGGTGGTTTGGGCGCTGGCCTGGTATCTGTGGTATCGCGATCCGCGCGATCATAAAACCGTTTCGCATGAAGAAGTCGAATTCATTGAAGCGAATCAGGATCCGCAAACCGGTGAGCCGATGAGCGTGCGACAGTTGCTGGGCCAGCGCGCCGTGCAGGCGATGATGGCGGGCTTCTTCTGCATCAACTTTGTCTCTTACTTCTTCTTCACCTGGTTCCCCACCTATTTAGTGGAAACCTTCCATCTGTCACTGATGAAGTTTGGCTTACTGGGCATGCTGCCGGGACTGGCGGCGATTGTCGGCGGCTGGTGCGGCGGGTTGCTATCCGATACCCTGGTGCGTCGCGGTTATTCCCTCAGCGTGGCCCGCAAGATCCCCTTGGTGGGCGGCATGCTGGGCAGTGCGACCATCGGCCTGGCGGCGTTTTCACCGACGGTGGGATTAGCGCTGGCGGCACTCTGTTTTGCGAATTTCGCCGCCACCTTTGCCTCCGCAGCCTTGTGGGCGTTGCCTTCTGATGTCGCGCCGAACCGCGCTAATGTGGCCACCATTGGCGGTATTCAGAACATGGCCGCCAATCTGGCAGGCATCATTTCGCCGGTGATGATCGGCGTGATCATGCAGTACACCCACTCCTTTGTCATCCCGCTGGAGATTGCCGGTGTGATTGGTGTGGTCGGTGCATTGATTTATGCCTTCTGGTTACCGCGTGTGCAGCCGATGGGCATGGACACCGCTACCGCACTGGATGGAAATTTAAGGAGAGAGGTATGA
- a CDS encoding D-threonate 4-phosphate dehydrogenase: protein MNKIIAVTMGDPAGISPEIIIKALAEGELAGIPAVVIGCASTLRRVMGLNITPQAELRVLDQVKDAHFAPGIINVIDEPLANPEALKPGVVQKEAGDLAWRCVKRATELALAGDVHAIATAPLNKEALHSAGHIYPGHTELLAQLTNTKNYAMVLYTDHLKVIHVTTHIALRKFLDTLNGERIQTVIGMADSFLRRVGFDNPRIAVAGVNPHAGENGLFGDEEITTVAPAIKVMKEKGIDVYGPCPPDTVFLQCQQGQYDMVVAMYHDQGHIPLKLLGFYDGVNITAGLPFIRTSADHGTAFDIAWTGKANSASMAISIKLAMQLA from the coding sequence GTGAATAAAATTATTGCGGTGACCATGGGCGATCCGGCGGGCATCAGCCCGGAGATCATCATTAAAGCGTTAGCAGAAGGCGAGCTGGCGGGTATTCCCGCGGTGGTGATCGGCTGCGCCAGCACGCTGCGTCGGGTGATGGGATTGAACATTACGCCGCAGGCTGAACTGCGCGTGCTGGATCAAGTGAAAGATGCGCATTTTGCACCCGGCATTATTAACGTGATTGACGAACCTCTGGCAAATCCTGAAGCCCTTAAGCCAGGTGTCGTGCAGAAAGAAGCGGGCGATTTGGCCTGGCGATGTGTGAAGCGTGCCACTGAACTGGCGCTGGCGGGTGACGTCCATGCGATTGCCACAGCACCGCTGAATAAAGAAGCGCTGCACTCAGCAGGGCATATTTATCCGGGGCACACTGAGCTGTTGGCGCAACTCACCAACACCAAAAATTACGCGATGGTGCTGTACACCGATCACCTCAAGGTGATTCACGTGACCACCCACATTGCGCTGCGTAAGTTCCTCGACACCCTGAATGGCGAACGTATTCAGACGGTAATTGGTATGGCGGATAGTTTCCTGCGCCGCGTCGGCTTTGACAATCCTCGTATTGCCGTGGCCGGTGTGAATCCGCATGCAGGTGAGAACGGTCTGTTTGGTGATGAAGAGATCACTACCGTCGCGCCGGCAATCAAAGTGATGAAAGAGAAGGGGATTGATGTCTATGGCCCTTGCCCGCCGGATACCGTGTTCCTGCAGTGTCAGCAGGGGCAGTACGATATGGTGGTGGCGATGTATCACGATCAAGGTCATATCCCACTGAAACTATTAGGCTTTTATGACGGCGTCAACATCACTGCGGGATTGCCTTTTATCCGTACTTCGGCGGACCATGGCACGGCGTTTGATATCGCCTGGACAGGTAAAGCGAACTCTGCGAGCATGGCGATCTCCATTAAACTCGCGATGCAGCTAGCATAG
- a CDS encoding MFS transporter: MNNTSRSTRIRWWIAGLMWLAIAINYIDRTVLSAAAPHLIKELDINPEMMGFIMAAFFWSYALLQIPAGWFADRFGQKKGLGIAVAWWSIATMAMGLATGFKSLLALRLALGVGEAAAYPSNAGITARWFPDRERATVSGLFDSASKFGGAVAMPLIVFMIAMFDWRITFLVIGSLGVFWVIAWYFIYSENPEDHKSISQDEVRFIRDGQAQKHGDKSVKPMKWYKLLRYRNIWAMCIGFFTINYTSYFFITWLPTYLVKDKGMDFLKMGMVAALPLICGMVIEVLAGWASDRMVHNKVLSLTATRKLFLTIGLLMALCIGFAPFTDSVFMTVLLLCIAKSGTTVAASQVWALPGDVAPQNSVSIVAGLQNTVSNMGGAVGPIITGAIVGATGHFTWALVFSAVLVVIGILNYLFLMGKVEPIVDEEQVHHSHSVVSGA; this comes from the coding sequence ATGAATAACACCTCTCGCTCTACCCGTATTCGCTGGTGGATTGCAGGCCTGATGTGGCTGGCAATCGCCATTAACTATATTGACCGAACTGTACTCTCTGCGGCCGCTCCGCACCTGATTAAAGAACTTGATATAAACCCAGAGATGATGGGTTTTATTATGGCGGCATTTTTCTGGTCCTATGCACTCTTGCAGATCCCGGCCGGCTGGTTCGCCGATCGCTTTGGACAGAAAAAAGGTCTGGGTATTGCTGTTGCCTGGTGGTCGATTGCCACCATGGCGATGGGCCTGGCGACCGGCTTTAAATCCCTACTGGCGCTGCGTTTAGCGCTGGGTGTCGGTGAAGCCGCAGCTTACCCGAGCAACGCCGGTATTACCGCGCGCTGGTTCCCGGATCGCGAACGTGCCACGGTTTCAGGCCTGTTCGACAGCGCGTCGAAGTTTGGTGGTGCCGTTGCCATGCCGTTGATCGTTTTTATGATCGCCATGTTCGACTGGCGCATCACCTTCCTGGTGATTGGCTCACTCGGTGTGTTCTGGGTGATCGCCTGGTACTTCATCTATTCCGAGAACCCGGAAGATCATAAATCGATCAGCCAGGATGAAGTGCGATTCATTCGTGATGGCCAGGCGCAGAAACACGGCGATAAAAGCGTGAAACCGATGAAGTGGTATAAGCTGCTGCGCTACCGCAATATCTGGGCGATGTGCATTGGCTTTTTCACCATCAACTACACCTCCTACTTCTTTATCACTTGGCTGCCAACTTACCTGGTGAAAGATAAAGGCATGGATTTCCTCAAAATGGGGATGGTCGCTGCACTGCCACTGATTTGCGGCATGGTGATTGAAGTGCTGGCGGGTTGGGCATCCGATCGCATGGTACACAATAAAGTGCTGTCACTGACCGCCACCCGTAAGCTGTTCCTGACCATCGGTCTGCTGATGGCACTGTGTATCGGTTTTGCGCCGTTCACGGATTCCGTATTTATGACCGTGCTGCTGCTGTGTATCGCCAAATCCGGTACCACGGTAGCGGCCTCTCAGGTCTGGGCTCTGCCGGGTGATGTGGCACCACAAAACAGCGTGTCGATTGTGGCGGGCCTGCAGAATACCGTCTCAAACATGGGCGGCGCAGTCGGCCCAATTATTACCGGCGCTATCGTTGGCGCAACCGGCCACTTTACCTGGGCACTGGTGTTTTCTGCCGTGCTGGTGGTGATTGGTATTCTTAACTACCTGTTCCTGATGGGCAAAGTTGAACCTATCGTGGATGAGGAGCAGGTGCATCATTCACATTCCGTTGTGAGCGGCGCGTAA
- a CDS encoding iron-containing alcohol dehydrogenase, whose translation MNINSTVISGFQALNDLSYLLQGKEKALLVTDKNIEGIPAVQTLIAQLKQQISSLSIVNSVPPEPSQHDVAAIVAALPSTDVDLVIGVGGGSVLDVAKLLSILCVDGAPTLDALLAGEKPQTRTTSLLIPTTAGTGSEATPNAILAIPEKETKVGIITPVMLPDYVALVPELTTSMPPHIASSTGIDALCHLIECFTATVSNPVSDNYALIGMKKLFASLETTIAEPGNLEARLNMLWASYYGGASIAHAGTHLVHAMSYPLGGKYHLPHGVANAILLAPCMRFVRPAAVSKFAQAYDLLPDADTTLDEEAKSHALVEYFAALVKRLKLPASLEELGIGPDHLPYLVEAALDVQRLMKNVPMKVSADDVRNVYLTLFPALNH comes from the coding sequence ATGAATATCAACAGCACCGTGATCAGTGGCTTTCAGGCGCTTAATGACCTTAGCTATTTGCTGCAAGGTAAAGAAAAAGCGCTTCTGGTAACCGATAAGAATATTGAAGGCATTCCAGCGGTTCAGACGCTGATCGCGCAGCTGAAGCAGCAGATCAGCAGTTTAAGCATTGTAAACAGCGTCCCACCAGAACCGAGCCAGCATGATGTTGCTGCCATTGTTGCTGCGTTGCCCTCTACAGATGTGGACCTGGTGATCGGCGTCGGCGGAGGCAGCGTACTGGATGTCGCAAAGCTGCTGTCGATCCTGTGCGTTGACGGCGCACCCACGCTGGATGCGCTGCTGGCCGGTGAAAAACCACAAACCCGTACCACATCCCTGTTGATCCCGACCACTGCGGGTACAGGATCGGAAGCCACGCCTAATGCGATCCTGGCGATCCCTGAGAAAGAGACTAAGGTGGGCATTATCACACCGGTGATGCTGCCAGATTATGTCGCACTGGTCCCCGAGCTGACCACCAGCATGCCGCCACACATCGCCTCTTCAACCGGTATCGATGCGTTGTGCCATCTGATCGAGTGCTTTACCGCCACCGTGTCCAACCCGGTAAGCGATAACTATGCACTGATCGGCATGAAAAAGTTGTTCGCCAGTCTTGAGACCACCATTGCCGAGCCGGGCAACCTTGAGGCGCGCCTCAATATGCTGTGGGCCTCCTATTATGGCGGCGCGTCCATTGCTCATGCCGGGACGCATCTGGTCCATGCAATGTCTTATCCTCTGGGCGGCAAATATCACCTGCCACACGGCGTGGCGAATGCCATTCTGCTGGCCCCTTGCATGCGCTTCGTCCGCCCTGCTGCGGTGAGCAAATTCGCGCAAGCCTACGATTTACTGCCAGATGCCGATACCACACTGGATGAAGAAGCCAAATCTCACGCGCTGGTGGAGTATTTCGCCGCGCTGGTGAAGCGTCTCAAATTACCGGCCAGTCTGGAAGAACTGGGCATTGGCCCAGATCATCTGCCGTATCTGGTTGAAGCCGCGCTCGACGTGCAGCGTCTGATGAAGAATGTGCCGATGAAAGTCAGCGCCGATGACGTGAGAAACGTCTACCTGACGCTGTTTCCGGCTTTGAATCACTAA
- a CDS encoding dihydrodipicolinate synthase family protein, with protein sequence MSKKIQGVLTAIVTTFDSEGAFNPAAQRVQVQRQLSAGNGIFCGGTNGEFFVLNEQEKLAVTETCVDEVNGAAAVVAHIGEISTRETIRLGKQIAKLGVDAVSVITPYFVPLKQEELIAHYRAVADAIDVPLYLYNIPARTGNTLQPETVRTLAAHPNIIGIKDSAGSYESLSGFLQAAEGMENFNVLTGPDSLIHRGFVEGCTACISGLANVAPKEINAIWARFHAGDIEGSRQAQENITGLRTDLYSVGFPPATVKRAVSLLGSDVGNSRYAVSFSAEEEQKIRQIVNQYLQ encoded by the coding sequence ATGAGCAAGAAAATTCAGGGCGTATTAACCGCCATCGTCACCACTTTTGATAGCGAAGGTGCATTCAACCCAGCCGCGCAACGCGTGCAAGTACAACGCCAGCTGAGCGCAGGCAACGGTATTTTCTGCGGCGGCACCAACGGTGAATTCTTCGTGCTGAACGAGCAGGAGAAACTGGCGGTGACGGAAACCTGCGTCGATGAAGTGAACGGCGCGGCAGCGGTTGTGGCGCATATTGGTGAGATCTCTACCCGTGAAACCATTCGTCTGGGCAAGCAAATTGCCAAACTGGGCGTCGATGCCGTTTCGGTGATCACACCTTATTTCGTGCCACTGAAGCAGGAAGAGTTGATCGCTCACTACCGTGCAGTGGCCGATGCGATTGATGTGCCGCTTTATCTGTACAACATCCCTGCGCGTACCGGCAACACCCTGCAGCCGGAGACTGTGCGCACGCTGGCCGCGCACCCGAACATCATCGGCATTAAAGACAGTGCGGGCAGCTACGAAAGCCTGAGCGGCTTCCTGCAAGCAGCAGAAGGCATGGAAAACTTTAACGTGCTGACTGGCCCAGACTCGCTGATCCATCGCGGCTTTGTCGAAGGTTGCACCGCCTGTATTTCTGGCCTGGCCAACGTGGCACCGAAAGAGATCAACGCCATCTGGGCACGTTTCCACGCGGGCGATATTGAAGGTTCACGCCAGGCGCAAGAGAACATCACCGGTCTGCGTACCGATCTCTACAGCGTCGGTTTCCCACCGGCCACCGTGAAACGTGCGGTTTCACTGCTGGGTTCTGATGTAGGCAACAGCCGCTATGCAGTGAGCTTCTCTGCCGAAGAAGAGCAGAAGATCCGCCAGATCGTGAATCAGTATTTGCAGTAA
- a CDS encoding DeoR/GlpR family DNA-binding transcription regulator: MKGQSRLDQIMDYLKSHNLVTVEQLVSAISASPATIRRDLIKLDKEGVISRSHGGVTLNRFIPAQPTTLEKMQRNLAEKQAIAQFAASYVKTGDSVVLDAGTTMLELARQLTHLQLRVITADLHIALFLSEFKQIETTIIGGRIDDSSQSCIGEHGRRLLRSINPDIAFVSCNSWSIERGITTPTEDKAGLKMDLLANARRRILLADSSKYGSWSLYCAAPIDSLTDVVTDARLDEVVCRDLRERGIGLQLTA; encoded by the coding sequence ATGAAGGGACAAAGCCGTCTCGACCAGATTATGGACTATTTGAAAAGTCATAATCTGGTCACTGTAGAACAGCTGGTGAGTGCGATTTCTGCCTCGCCTGCGACGATCCGCCGCGATCTGATCAAGCTCGACAAGGAAGGCGTCATTAGCCGCAGCCATGGCGGTGTGACGCTTAATCGCTTCATTCCTGCTCAGCCCACCACGCTGGAGAAGATGCAGCGTAATCTGGCTGAGAAGCAAGCCATCGCGCAGTTTGCCGCCAGCTATGTCAAGACGGGCGATTCTGTGGTGCTGGATGCGGGCACCACCATGCTGGAGCTGGCGCGTCAATTGACCCATCTGCAGTTGCGCGTCATCACCGCAGACCTGCATATCGCGTTATTCCTGTCTGAATTTAAGCAGATTGAAACCACCATTATTGGTGGCCGTATTGATGATTCCAGCCAGTCTTGCATTGGGGAACACGGTCGCCGTCTGTTACGCAGTATCAATCCGGATATCGCTTTTGTCAGCTGTAACTCGTGGAGTATCGAACGCGGTATTACCACGCCGACGGAAGATAAAGCCGGGCTGAAGATGGATCTGCTGGCCAATGCACGTCGCCGGATTTTGCTGGCGGATAGCAGTAAGTATGGCTCCTGGTCGCTGTATTGCGCCGCGCCGATTGATAGCCTGACCGATGTGGTGACCGATGCCCGTCTGGATGAAGTGGTGTGCCGCGATCTGCGCGAGCGCGGGATAGGGCTGCAACTGACTGCCTGA
- the yacL gene encoding protein YacL, protein MEYEFLRDLTGQVKVRMSMDHEAVGHWFNEEVKDNLALLDEVEVAAREVKGTINQWQRVGHEYTIWLDEEEVMIRANQLALEDDGIEEGMTYYDEESLSFCGVEDFLAVIAAYRQFMAGK, encoded by the coding sequence ATGGAGTATGAATTTCTGCGTGATTTGACGGGTCAGGTCAAAGTCCGTATGTCGATGGACCACGAAGCGGTGGGGCACTGGTTCAACGAAGAAGTGAAAGATAATTTGGCCCTGTTGGATGAGGTCGAGGTCGCGGCTCGCGAGGTGAAGGGCACCATCAACCAGTGGCAGCGTGTCGGACACGAGTACACGATCTGGCTGGATGAGGAAGAGGTGATGATCCGCGCCAATCAGCTGGCGCTGGAAGATGACGGTATTGAGGAAGGGATGACCTATTACGACGAAGAGAGCCTCTCCTTTTGCGGGGTGGAGGATTTTCTCGCGGTGATTGCAGCGTACCGGCAATTTATGGCGGGCAAATAG